TATCAACGTCTGCTTCACTTTCACTTCACTGTAACCCGCGTCCACTAGCTGGTCGACAACAGTATGCGCCATTACGAAATATCGGGTTTTTCGCCGTCGAACTTGATCTTGAGGTATTAAGGCCGCTTATACTGAATAGGTGCCTTTCATCTTAGACTAAGCGCCAAATGAGACTCAACGATCCCGCTTATCCGACCATTTATCCTTCGGTCAGAATACAGTTGTGTGTCTTGTCACAAAGTCCGATAAAAAACCCAGAAGGCGAACGAGAAAATACCTCTCGTCGGAACGCAAAGGAAAAGTAAAGGAGAAAAGGTATGAAAATGAAGATGTTAGTAACGGCGGCGGTCGCATTCGCGCTGCTCGCCACGATGGGGATATTCGCGGTAGCCGATACCGTAACCCACTCGGGCACCTCACCCGTATCGGGCACGGTGACTGCGCGCGCGACCGTAAACCCGATGATCGCACTAACTATCACGACACCCGATGTAGGCCAGGCTGTTGAGTTCGGTGCAGTCAACCCGGAGACCGCGCATTCAGATACGGTTGCCCTTGAGGTCAGGTCAAACAGAAATTTCGACCTGACTCGATCCATCACAGGTGATGTCGCGCTGATGGGATTCTCCACATCGCTGGGCGCTCAAATGAATCAGGTTAGGGGAGTACGTCCCTTTAGCGACACCTACTCGATCAACGTCCCCTACACTACTCTTCCCGGTAACTATGCAGCATCCGTCACTTATACTGTGACTCAGCAGTAAAACGTGTCGCAAACTAAAACCCCGTGCGAATTTTCGCGCGGGGTTTTATCATTGCTATCTTTCGCGTTCCTCTCGGCGCCTACGCCGAGCCTCGGCCCTGGCATCCAACTTCTGATTCTTCCCTGACCGCACGCGCAGCACGTGCCAAGCCCCCCTCGCCAACAGTATCAGCACGGCTGCACCGAGCGCGACTACCGCCCAAAGCGGTATAATCCAAACACTGCGACTCTCAAGTAACTGTTCGGGCTGCTCGATTATCTTGCCCTCTTCGTCAACCCTGTAAACCTCAGCCTGAACGTTGTAGGGGCCGAACAACTGCCGGTCGGAGGCTATCTCATCTTGCAGCCGCCTGTTGCTGCCCGCGAACACGACCGAAGCCAGGTGCGGCTCAGAGCGAGCGATCTCGACATCGTTGCGATCAAAAAGAACCACAGCGACACTGAGTCGCTGGTCCAGATTCCCCTCGTTTCGAAGTGTCAGATCGAAAGGAATCTGGTTCCCAATGACAAAGCCCGGCACAATAAACGGGCGGATGCTCATGCGCTCAATATGCTCACCTGTCACACGCATCTGCAGGCGGCTGCCTATTCGGCCTCTAACCTGGGTAATCGCGCCTTCGGTGCCTTCCGGCATATCGAACATCTCAAAGAATAGGATGACATTCTGATCGCCCGGAGCGGCGTTTAGCGGAGGTTGAAAGACAAACTTGACCGGGATACGCTGGCCCGGGGCCATCTCGAGGTAAGGCGTGTTGCCGATCGCCCTGGCTTCTGCGGGCATCTGAATCCTCACCCACGAAGTTGGCCGACGCGCGAAATCCGGGTCGTCGCGGTCAGGAGTCTTGTAAGTGATCTCACCTTCCTCGTCGATGATCTGATCGGAGGTGTAGACAAGTACCCTTATCGGCTCATCGCTTTCGTTGATCACAACCACTTCGCCGGACTTCTCCTGCCCGGGATCGACCTCGAAGGCAAAGGAGCCGGCGGAAAGCGCGAGCGTGCGCTCAGCGTATGCCGAGGCCGGCGATATCGCCATAGCTAAAGCAACAAGAAGAGCGAGGGCCGCGCACCATCTGAAGAACATCCCTTGCACCTTCACTATATGCCGACCGCCTCCCTGAACGCGCGTGTTTGTCGCCTGGAAACAGGAATCCGGGTCTCATCGCGATCGCCGACTACAACAACGTACGCGCCCTCTTCCCGCAAAATCTCCTTAACCTTGTCGAGGTTGATCATGAACGCCCGGTGTGCGCGAACGAAGTTCTCCTTGGCGAGCCGCGTTTCAAGCTCCGTTAGTGTCATGTCGACGAGATACTGGTTTTCAAAGGTGTGGGCATACGTGGACTTGTTGCGCGCAGAGAGCAAGACAATATCCTCGATGGCGAGCAGGGCGATCCTGCCGCCTTTTCTGACGGCAAGCTTTCTGAAATCGCCATCGGTGGAGGTGGTCTGACTCGGCTTGATGCGCCTGCTTTTCGCAAGGCTCTCGACCCGCGCTGAGAGCTCTAATACGCTAAACGGTTTTGTCACATACTGCTGCACACCCTGCTTGAAAGCGAGGATCTTCGCCAGATCCTGGGTCTTGGCGCTCAGCATTATCACGGGGATGCCGGCCGTATCAGGGTTGTTGCGGATCTCCATCAAGGCCATCCAGCCGTCCACACGAGGCATCATTATGTCGAGAATGACGACATCGATCGACTCACTGGCCAGGACCTCTATGCCCTCGCCGCCGTCCGCGGCGCCGAACACACGCATGTTATCCATTTCGAGGCCCATTTTGATCATCTCAACGATCGATTGATCGTCATCGATCACTAAAACATTAATCGGGTCAGTCATTGAACCACCGCCGCACCTACCAAATGAGCGGAAAGCCGCTCATCTACGGATACCGCCACTTAGTATAGCCTATCGGTCTCTCAGCCAACTGTCCATGGCGATAGCCGCTGTTTTGGCCGCCCCCATCGCCGAGATAACCGTCGCGGCGCCGGTGACAATATCGCCGGCGGCAAAGACGCCGGGCATACTGGTGGCGCCCTCGTTATCTGTGAGAATGTAGCCCCACTTGTTGAGCTCTAGCGAGGGCGCGGCCTTCGAGAGCAACGGATTCGCCCTTGTGCCCACCGCCATGATCACAGTGTCGCAGTCGATCACAAATTCAGAACCCAACACACAGACGGGAGCCCGCCGTCCGCTGGAATCGGGCTCTCCAAGTTCCATACGAGTAGCGACAATGCCCGTCACAAACCCTTCGTGACCCACAATCTCCGTCGGCGAGCAGAGCATCTTGAATACGACGCCCTCCGCGCTCGCGTGGTGGACCTCTTCGTGTCGAGCGGGCATCTCGTCTTGCGTGCGCCTGTACACCAAAAACACCTCTTCGGCGCCTAGGCGTATCGCTGTTCGGGCAGCGTCCATCGCGACATTACCTCCCCCGACCACGGCGACTTTTCGCCCTCGCCATACCGGAGTGTCGGCCTTGGGAAACTCATACGCTCTCATCAGGTTCACCCTGGTCAAAAACTCGTTCGCCGAGTAAACCCCGTTGAGGTTCTCCCCGGGGATGCCCATGAACACCGGAAGTCCGGCGCCGGAACCGATGAAAACCGCGTCGAAGCCCTCCTCGGCGAGCAGCTCATCGACGGTCACGCTAGCGCCGATGACGACTCCGCACTCCATCTTGACGCCCATCTGGACAAGCGAGTCGATCTCGGCCTGCACGATCTGCTTGGGCAGGCGAAATTCGGGGATGCCGTAGGTCAGCACCCCGCCTAGAGCATGCAGCGACTCGAATATCGTGACCTCATGTCCCATGCGCGCCAGCTCACCCGCGCACGCAAGGCCGGCAGGACCGGATCCGACAACCGCGCATCGAAAGCCGGTTGCCTCTCCTGCGGCCGGAACGCAACGCTCATCTATCCGGCAGCTCATGTCGTAATCGCCGAGCCAGCGCTCAAGCCGCCCTATCGCCACCGGTTCGCCTTTTTTGGCGAGCACGCAAACGACTTCGCACTGCTCTTCCTGCGGACAGACGCGGCCGCAAACTGCGGGCAGCGCGTTTCGCTCCTTCAGCACAGACACGCCAGCCGCGTAATTACCCGAGATGATGTGGCCGATAAAGCCCTTGATGTCTATGTCGACCGGACATCCTTCGCGGCACACCGCGTTTTTGCACTGCAAGCATCGGGACGCCTCCATGCGAGCCTGCTCTTCCGTGTAGCCGAGAGCGACTTCGCCGAAATCCGCTATGCGCTCATCGGCGGGACGCTCCGGCATCGGCGTGCGTGGGGCCTTCGAGGGCTTGTGTCGCTGCGCCGAAGAGGCGTCTTGCGCGGATGACGCAGCTAGGTATGGGTTATCTACAGATGACACGCGCACCCCCGAGAATATTCGGCATCAGATTCACGTTCCGCATCCACATACACTCTCTGACGGCTCATCAGCTCCTCGAAATCCACCTTCCAGCCGTCGAAGTCCGGTCCGTCGACGCATCCGAACTTCATCTCATCGCCCACACTGACCCTGCAAGCACCGCACATTCCTGTGCCGTCGACCATGATCGGGTTGAGCGAGACGGTGCACGGAATCCCCTGTTCCTTAGCGGTCGCGGCGCAAAACTTCATCATGATCGCCGGGCCAATCGCCATCGCCTGATCTATCTCGCCGGCCAAAGCCAGCCTTTTTAGCGGAGCGGTAACAAGACCCTTCTCGCCAGCGGAGCCATCATCCGTCACCACAATGAGCCTGCTTAGCCCCAGCGCCTCGAACTCCTCGCGAAGGATCAGGAGATCTTTCGTCCGAGCGCCGAGAATCACAGTGACCTCGTTGCCGGCATCGGCCATAGCCCGAGCGACCGGGTACGCCACGGCAGCCCCGACTCCGCCGCCGACAACGGCTATCCGTCCAAGGCCATCGAGGTGCGTCGGGATACCGAGCGGCCCCACGAGATCGGAGATCGTGTCCCCAACATCCAGGTGCGACATCTTATGCGTGGTCTTCCCGACCCGCATGAAGATGAAGCGTATCCAGCCTTCCTCGGCAGACCAGTCCGAGAAGGTGAAGGGCACCCTCTCCCCGTCCTCGTCGACACGCACGATGAGAAACTGACCCGCGCGAACCTTGCGGGCAAGGCGCGGTGCCTCGACGCAAAGCTCAAACACCGTGTCCGACAGTTGCCGCTTACCAATGACAGGAAACATATGGCCTCCAGTGGCCGAAAAACAAGTAATGCAGAAGTATAATAACTATGCCCTGCTTCCGCACCCATTAATTTGGCTCAACATGCGCAAAGCCCTAATCAGCCTTACCCTGCTTGTCATCGCCGCTCTGACCGGCGCGCTTCTCGGCTGCGCGCGGCAGGCCGAGCCTTTGCG
Above is a window of Actinomycetota bacterium DNA encoding:
- a CDS encoding response regulator transcription factor, with the protein product MTDPINVLVIDDDQSIVEMIKMGLEMDNMRVFGAADGGEGIEVLASESIDVVILDIMMPRVDGWMALMEIRNNPDTAGIPVIMLSAKTQDLAKILAFKQGVQQYVTKPFSVLELSARVESLAKSRRIKPSQTTSTDGDFRKLAVRKGGRIALLAIEDIVLLSARNKSTYAHTFENQYLVDMTLTELETRLAKENFVRAHRAFMINLDKVKEILREEGAYVVVVGDRDETRIPVSRRQTRAFREAVGI
- the gltA gene encoding NADPH-dependent glutamate synthase, coding for MPERPADERIADFGEVALGYTEEQARMEASRCLQCKNAVCREGCPVDIDIKGFIGHIISGNYAAGVSVLKERNALPAVCGRVCPQEEQCEVVCVLAKKGEPVAIGRLERWLGDYDMSCRIDERCVPAAGEATGFRCAVVGSGPAGLACAGELARMGHEVTIFESLHALGGVLTYGIPEFRLPKQIVQAEIDSLVQMGVKMECGVVIGASVTVDELLAEEGFDAVFIGSGAGLPVFMGIPGENLNGVYSANEFLTRVNLMRAYEFPKADTPVWRGRKVAVVGGGNVAMDAARTAIRLGAEEVFLVYRRTQDEMPARHEEVHHASAEGVVFKMLCSPTEIVGHEGFVTGIVATRMELGEPDSSGRRAPVCVLGSEFVIDCDTVIMAVGTRANPLLSKAAPSLELNKWGYILTDNEGATSMPGVFAAGDIVTGAATVISAMGAAKTAAIAMDSWLRDR
- a CDS encoding sulfide/dihydroorotate dehydrogenase-like FAD/NAD-binding protein, with product MFPVIGKRQLSDTVFELCVEAPRLARKVRAGQFLIVRVDEDGERVPFTFSDWSAEEGWIRFIFMRVGKTTHKMSHLDVGDTISDLVGPLGIPTHLDGLGRIAVVGGGVGAAVAYPVARAMADAGNEVTVILGARTKDLLILREEFEALGLSRLIVVTDDGSAGEKGLVTAPLKRLALAGEIDQAMAIGPAIMMKFCAATAKEQGIPCTVSLNPIMVDGTGMCGACRVSVGDEMKFGCVDGPDFDGWKVDFEELMSRQRVYVDAERESDAEYSRGCACHL